In Bacteroidota bacterium, a genomic segment contains:
- a CDS encoding CxxxxCH/CxxCH domain-containing protein — MKTRIVLLTIIFGAAVLWNGCTELKEGLPPVSPGTQVHLDSWLDTASTNFHGTVLKTGSATVASCFVCHGQDYNGGSSQVSCITCHNATGANIHGRGFEDPSSPNFHGKAIAANNWDMRPCQTCHGASYAGGTVPSSCRTCHNQPGGPENCVTCHGTTNPAPPRDLSGNTARTARGVGAHQIHFLGSSLAFPILCNECHAVPGPTYAPGHIDQTPGAEVIMNNTLTRTVTNKPGTPNYSPNLPLFTPNPVYDPITLKCSSTYCHGNFKNGNPEFAPVWNDPSGSQMACGTCHGDVSRPTLMLRALPKTAAEGGSHPPIPQGWTCANCHGDVVNANTQIINPSKHINGKLNIGGAEIDY, encoded by the coding sequence ATGAAAACGAGAATTGTACTTCTCACAATCATCTTTGGTGCAGCCGTTCTCTGGAATGGCTGCACAGAACTGAAGGAGGGCCTGCCCCCGGTTTCACCCGGAACGCAGGTTCACCTCGACAGCTGGCTCGACACGGCGTCGACGAATTTCCACGGCACGGTTCTTAAAACCGGCAGCGCGACCGTTGCGTCGTGCTTTGTGTGTCACGGGCAGGATTATAACGGCGGCAGCTCGCAGGTTTCCTGCATCACCTGTCATAACGCGACGGGGGCGAATATTCACGGCCGCGGATTTGAAGATCCGTCATCTCCCAACTTTCACGGCAAGGCAATTGCAGCGAACAACTGGGATATGCGTCCGTGTCAGACTTGCCACGGGGCAAGTTACGCCGGCGGTACAGTGCCTTCGTCTTGCAGAACGTGCCATAATCAACCCGGAGGACCGGAAAATTGCGTAACGTGTCATGGCACAACGAATCCTGCACCGCCGCGTGATCTCAGCGGCAACACGGCGCGGACTGCACGCGGAGTCGGTGCCCATCAGATTCATTTTCTGGGAAGTTCGCTGGCATTCCCTATTCTCTGCAACGAGTGCCATGCGGTTCCGGGGCCGACGTATGCTCCGGGTCATATCGATCAAACTCCCGGTGCTGAAGTGATTATGAATAACACACTCACCCGTACAGTCACGAACAAGCCCGGGACTCCGAACTACAGCCCGAATCTTCCCTTGTTCACACCGAACCCGGTGTACGACCCGATTACGTTGAAATGCTCGTCAACGTATTGTCACGGGAACTTCAAGAATGGGAATCCTGAGTTTGCCCCCGTGTGGAACGATCCGAGTGGAAGTCAGATGGCATGCGGCACATGTCACGGCGATGTATCCCGCCCGACGTTGATGTTGCGCGCCCTTCCGAAAACGGCGGCTGAAGGCGGGTCACATCCTCCTATTCCGCAGGGATGGACATGCGCGAATTGCCATGGCGATGTAGTCAATGCCAACACACAGATCATCAATCCCTCCAAACACATAAACGGCAAGCTCAATATCGGCGGCGCTGAGATCGACTATTGA
- a CDS encoding PLP-dependent transferase produces MKSTEKLNKKEDGHSVEAHLIYGQSQNPRWDYSHHLLPPISSSATFRLDSAQRGAEGFAEFAHSSDEVTVRSKAPIYIYDRLGEPNKDMLEENLAYAEGGDVAVTFASGMAAISGILGMLTGSGSEIIAHKTLYGCTYSLLTNWYPRLKIETAFVDMTNPNVILRHVTKNTRVVYLESPVNPTLRLIDLKAVADIVKDLNRNRSEEERIYTVVDSTFATPFCQRPISLGIDFVVHSLTKAIGGFGTDIGGVVIGPKWSHDRLMLYRKDFGGVLSSKAAWPVLVQGLPSLAVRMRQMQATAQRVAEFLTTRPEIECVHYPGLAQFGQAELARRQMVDYDGNFAPGAMLYFVMKGESPADRLKRAERFINHVAKHAYCITLAVSLGNIRTLIEHPGSMTHSAIPPEEQMAAGMNPGGIRLAPGLEKPEDIIRDLAVSLDETH; encoded by the coding sequence ATGAAATCGACAGAAAAACTCAACAAGAAAGAAGACGGCCATTCGGTTGAAGCTCATTTGATCTATGGACAATCGCAAAATCCGCGATGGGACTACAGCCACCATCTTCTCCCGCCCATCTCGTCGTCGGCAACGTTCCGTCTCGACTCGGCACAACGCGGCGCAGAGGGATTTGCGGAGTTTGCGCATTCAAGCGACGAAGTTACCGTCAGGAGTAAGGCTCCCATTTACATCTACGACAGGCTCGGCGAACCGAACAAGGATATGCTGGAAGAGAATCTCGCGTATGCTGAAGGCGGGGATGTTGCCGTTACGTTTGCAAGCGGCATGGCGGCAATCTCAGGCATTTTAGGAATGCTGACGGGAAGCGGCAGCGAGATCATTGCGCACAAAACGTTGTACGGCTGCACGTACTCGCTGTTGACGAACTGGTATCCCCGGCTCAAGATCGAAACAGCGTTTGTTGACATGACGAATCCGAATGTGATTCTCCGTCACGTCACAAAAAACACTCGTGTTGTATATCTCGAATCACCCGTCAATCCGACACTTCGCCTCATTGACTTGAAAGCCGTTGCGGATATTGTGAAAGATTTGAACCGGAACAGATCGGAAGAAGAGAGGATCTATACGGTTGTTGACAGCACGTTTGCAACACCGTTCTGCCAGCGCCCGATTTCTTTGGGGATTGACTTCGTCGTTCACTCGCTCACAAAAGCCATCGGGGGATTCGGAACCGACATCGGCGGAGTTGTCATCGGTCCGAAGTGGAGTCATGACAGGCTGATGTTGTACCGCAAAGATTTCGGCGGCGTGTTGTCGTCGAAGGCGGCGTGGCCCGTGCTTGTGCAGGGATTGCCCTCGCTGGCCGTCCGGATGCGACAAATGCAGGCAACCGCGCAAAGGGTTGCAGAGTTTCTCACAACGCGCCCGGAAATTGAATGTGTCCACTATCCGGGGTTGGCGCAATTTGGTCAAGCGGAACTGGCGCGACGCCAAATGGTTGACTACGACGGCAACTTTGCCCCGGGCGCGATGCTTTACTTCGTGATGAAGGGCGAAAGTCCGGCCGATCGCCTCAAGCGTGCAGAACGTTTCATCAACCACGTGGCGAAGCACGCGTATTGCATCACGCTTGCCGTCAGTCTCGGCAACATCAGAACGCTGATTGAGCATCCCGGTTCGATGACGCATTCGGCAATTCCTCCCGAAGAACAAATGGCGGCAGGAATGAATCCCGGCGGAATTCGCCTGGCGCCCGGACTCGAGAAACCGGAAGATATCATCAGGGATCTTGCAGTATCGTTAGACGAAACCCATTAG
- a CDS encoding cytochrome C: MIRRYIILLVACAVGLGVVVLSEKSPLSAGGSSPEVGRVPTVKFSHEFHIKEAGIEDCATCHAAAKTSKLTSDNLAANHDACITCHEEQVNDPEMIQCGYCHKNTSDFQAAPQVKRDLIFSHEAHVAMEGVECATCHAGVENVANVSAANFPSMATCNTCHNDRKATNTCEACHTNFVTLIPPDHERSDFSRNHRDMTRLGALNADCQMCHKETFCQQCHLDPGLKSYSYGRGRDLATEPSHKTSTKDSPRQTLLQNVHDLNYRFTHGIDAKAREADCQSCHSVQTFCTECHSTGGNISQLRFKPASHGIPGFTTLGRGSGGGLHAEEARRDMETCITCHDVTGRDPSCLTCHMDNGRVR, from the coding sequence ATGATACGCCGATACATCATACTTCTCGTTGCATGTGCCGTCGGGCTTGGCGTTGTTGTTCTTTCGGAGAAATCTCCGCTGAGTGCAGGAGGGAGTTCTCCTGAAGTGGGCAGAGTCCCGACGGTGAAATTCTCGCACGAGTTCCACATCAAAGAAGCGGGAATTGAAGATTGCGCAACCTGCCACGCGGCCGCGAAAACCAGCAAACTCACATCCGACAATCTCGCAGCCAATCATGATGCATGTATCACTTGCCATGAGGAACAGGTAAACGATCCGGAAATGATTCAATGCGGGTACTGCCACAAAAACACCAGTGATTTCCAGGCTGCACCGCAGGTGAAACGGGACCTGATTTTCTCGCATGAAGCACACGTTGCGATGGAGGGGGTTGAATGCGCCACGTGCCACGCCGGCGTGGAAAACGTCGCCAACGTATCGGCGGCGAATTTCCCCTCGATGGCGACCTGCAACACATGCCACAACGACCGGAAGGCCACGAATACCTGCGAAGCCTGCCACACGAATTTTGTTACTTTGATTCCTCCCGACCATGAACGATCCGATTTCTCGAGAAACCATCGCGATATGACGCGTCTCGGAGCGTTGAACGCCGATTGCCAGATGTGTCACAAGGAAACATTCTGCCAGCAATGCCATCTCGATCCGGGATTGAAATCGTACAGCTACGGTCGCGGCAGAGATTTGGCGACAGAACCGTCACACAAAACCTCGACAAAGGATTCGCCCAGGCAAACATTATTGCAGAACGTTCACGATCTGAATTACCGCTTTACGCACGGCATTGATGCAAAAGCGAGAGAAGCAGATTGTCAATCATGCCATTCAGTGCAAACATTCTGCACAGAATGCCACAGCACGGGAGGCAACATTTCACAGCTGCGGTTTAAACCTGCATCGCATGGCATTCCGGGGTTCACGACGCTCGGACGCGGCTCAGGCGGCGGGCTGCACGCCGAAGAAGCCCGGCGCGATATGGAAACATGTATCACCTGTCATGATGTAACCGGAAGAGATCCGTCGTGTCTCACGTGCCATATGGATAATGGCCGGGTCCGGTAG
- the ccsA gene encoding cytochrome c biogenesis protein CcsA, translated as MTVLGFWVTVLALVTSLVASLNYYRNANHQRFLLYPARVWMKLSVASILAASALLLALIINHDFANGYVYSYSDRSLPFFLLASTFWAGQEGSFLFWALCSSLIALWLSPFTAKRKTEPYVMGVFMALQSFLLLLLVVKTPFIHLWEMFPDAAVGHMPPDGSGLNPLLQNFWMVIHPPVLFVGFAAMSVPFSFAVAGLWRKDYQEWILQAFPWVLFASVSLGMGLIIGAYWAYGVLGWGGYWGWDPVENSSLVPWITSVALIHTLLAQRRSGKFVRTNLFLAIISYFLVVYSTFLTRSGVLGDSSVHSFADPGMFVYSLLVMYLAFIAALGLGMMAARRKELRPENGETAFISRETALGAGMIILLISAAVVLFGTSLPIVSKTTVEPSFYDRTHLPIGIAIGLLIGFSLFVQWGIDEWKSMLKRSMMSLLASVVVTAVLWFIGVRDWMFALFAFSATFAFFVNIETGARTMNGNVLLLGGKFAHLGLALMFLGIIATGKYSSSQHLSLPLNQPQQVLGYTMTYTGYHPTGDGKFAFHVAAEKDGKTFLLDPVMFDAGQQGLMRNPDIVSFLTKDVYVSPVSLQQDDAHASHTHDTYTMPKGETVVWGDVKAKFVKFDMNDHSQEGMAASSQGMTIGSVLELTNGSARETVVPAMHYSGNGEPHYTSTPSKLVNGEIQLVSLNVGMGTEPSTITVTLHRDGESESSTPETLVVEASIKPYINLLWGGTVIMTLGFFIAMFKRLKEA; from the coding sequence ATGACTGTTCTCGGTTTCTGGGTCACTGTTCTGGCGTTGGTCACTTCACTGGTGGCGAGCCTCAACTACTATCGTAATGCGAATCATCAGCGGTTCCTTCTTTATCCCGCCCGTGTCTGGATGAAGCTCAGTGTGGCAAGTATTCTTGCTGCATCGGCACTTCTTCTTGCACTCATTATCAATCACGATTTTGCAAACGGTTACGTGTACAGCTACAGTGACCGTTCGTTGCCGTTCTTTCTTCTTGCTTCGACATTCTGGGCAGGGCAGGAAGGGAGTTTTCTGTTCTGGGCACTCTGTTCATCGTTGATAGCTCTTTGGCTTTCGCCCTTTACGGCAAAACGCAAAACGGAGCCGTATGTGATGGGTGTGTTCATGGCACTTCAGTCGTTTCTCTTGTTGTTGCTCGTGGTAAAAACTCCGTTCATCCATTTGTGGGAAATGTTTCCGGATGCTGCGGTTGGTCACATGCCCCCTGACGGAAGCGGACTGAACCCGTTGTTGCAGAATTTCTGGATGGTCATCCATCCGCCGGTGCTGTTCGTCGGGTTTGCAGCGATGTCGGTGCCGTTCAGCTTCGCGGTTGCCGGCTTGTGGCGAAAGGACTATCAGGAGTGGATTCTGCAGGCATTCCCTTGGGTGCTGTTTGCCTCCGTGTCACTCGGCATGGGTCTTATCATCGGTGCGTATTGGGCGTACGGAGTGTTGGGGTGGGGTGGTTACTGGGGTTGGGACCCCGTCGAGAATTCATCGCTTGTTCCCTGGATTACGTCGGTTGCGCTTATTCATACGCTGCTCGCCCAGCGGCGTTCCGGGAAGTTTGTTCGCACGAACCTCTTCCTTGCAATCATCTCCTACTTCCTGGTGGTGTACAGCACGTTTCTCACGCGCAGCGGAGTGTTGGGCGATTCGTCCGTTCACTCGTTTGCCGATCCCGGTATGTTTGTGTATTCGTTGCTCGTGATGTACCTCGCGTTCATTGCGGCTCTCGGGCTCGGCATGATGGCGGCCCGCAGGAAAGAACTGAGACCGGAAAACGGAGAAACAGCGTTCATCAGCAGGGAAACAGCGCTTGGTGCGGGGATGATCATTCTTCTCATCAGCGCGGCTGTTGTTCTGTTCGGTACGAGTCTGCCGATTGTATCGAAAACAACCGTCGAGCCCTCGTTCTACGACAGGACCCATCTGCCCATCGGCATTGCAATCGGGTTGTTGATAGGCTTCAGTCTTTTTGTGCAATGGGGAATTGATGAGTGGAAGTCAATGCTCAAACGATCAATGATGTCCCTTCTCGCATCGGTTGTCGTTACGGCGGTGCTCTGGTTTATCGGCGTGAGGGATTGGATGTTTGCACTGTTCGCCTTCTCTGCTACGTTTGCGTTCTTCGTTAACATAGAAACCGGCGCGCGAACAATGAACGGCAACGTGTTGCTGCTCGGCGGAAAGTTTGCCCACCTCGGGCTTGCGTTGATGTTCCTCGGTATCATTGCGACGGGCAAGTACAGCAGTTCGCAACACCTTTCCCTCCCCCTCAATCAGCCGCAGCAGGTTCTCGGTTATACGATGACATACACAGGCTATCACCCGACCGGGGATGGCAAATTTGCTTTTCATGTGGCGGCGGAAAAAGATGGAAAGACATTCCTGCTCGATCCGGTCATGTTCGATGCCGGCCAGCAAGGCCTGATGCGTAACCCGGACATCGTGTCGTTTCTGACAAAGGATGTGTACGTCTCACCTGTTTCCCTGCAGCAGGACGACGCGCATGCATCACATACCCACGACACGTACACGATGCCGAAAGGCGAAACCGTTGTATGGGGTGACGTGAAAGCAAAGTTCGTCAAGTTTGATATGAATGACCATTCGCAGGAAGGAATGGCGGCAAGCTCGCAAGGTATGACCATCGGATCGGTGCTTGAATTGACTAACGGTTCGGCACGCGAAACCGTTGTCCCTGCGATGCACTATTCGGGCAACGGAGAACCCCATTACACCTCGACGCCCTCCAAGCTGGTAAACGGCGAAATCCAGCTTGTGTCATTGAATGTCGGGATGGGCACTGAGCCCTCCACGATAACAGTCACGCTCCATCGCGACGGCGAGTCTGAATCGTCAACACCGGAAACACTGGTGGTCGAAGCGAGCATCAAACCGTATATCAATCTTCTCTGGGGGGGGACGGTGATCATGACCCTCGGATTTTTCATAGCAATGTTCAAACGCTTGAAGGAGGCGTAA
- a CDS encoding ferredoxin has translation MSEAAKLPENVPGKYHTTEECDGCAYCAAVAPDNFEFHKPTNTYFVGKQPVDSEEEELVLEAKEDCPLDAIRSEDEVAEPQLQEDDHGNNRG, from the coding sequence ATGAGCGAAGCGGCGAAACTACCGGAGAATGTGCCGGGAAAATATCACACAACAGAAGAGTGTGACGGCTGCGCGTACTGCGCGGCTGTGGCACCCGACAATTTCGAGTTTCACAAACCGACAAACACATACTTCGTCGGAAAGCAGCCTGTTGACAGTGAAGAAGAAGAATTGGTATTGGAGGCGAAAGAAGATTGCCCGCTCGACGCAATCCGGTCGGAAGATGAAGTGGCTGAGCCACAGCTTCAAGAAGATGATCATGGCAACAATCGAGGTTGA
- a CDS encoding acetyl-CoA hydrolase/transferase family protein, protein MHYSSVSPAIKSKYERKFVSAEEAVSVIRSGDRVYIHPGCAVPQVLVDAMVGRYEELFDVEVCHLLGVGEAVYVRPEMKGHFRHNAFFIGKNVRKAVCEGRADFTPIFLSEIPSLIQSKNYRIDVALIQVSPPDEHGYCSFGVGVECTKTATDVAKVVVAQINSNMPRTLGDSFIHINKIDYCVEVDTPLRELPQMEGDETPEELENYRKIGENVASLIEDGSTLQLGIGRIPDATVKFLTDRKHLGIHSEMVSDGIIPLIESGVITNQRKTLLPGKTVTSFVLGSHELFNYIDNNPFMEFRPTQFTNDPFTVARNRKMVAVNSAIEIDLTGQVCADSMGYKFFSGFGGQTDFIRGASRSEGGKPIIALPSTAKDDTVSRITPHLREGAGVTTTRGDVHYVVTEYGIVNLHGKSVRERIELLISIAHPKFRPELEDFAREQYFTC, encoded by the coding sequence ATGCACTACAGTTCAGTTTCACCGGCAATAAAATCAAAATACGAAAGAAAATTCGTCAGTGCGGAAGAAGCCGTTTCTGTTATCCGTTCGGGCGACCGCGTCTACATTCATCCCGGCTGTGCTGTTCCGCAGGTGCTGGTGGATGCGATGGTCGGGCGCTACGAAGAGTTGTTCGATGTTGAAGTCTGTCATTTGCTCGGCGTCGGCGAAGCGGTGTATGTCCGCCCCGAGATGAAGGGACACTTCCGGCACAATGCATTCTTTATCGGAAAGAATGTCCGGAAGGCGGTCTGCGAGGGCCGGGCGGATTTCACACCGATCTTTCTTTCGGAAATTCCGTCACTGATTCAAAGCAAGAACTACCGTATTGATGTTGCGCTCATTCAGGTTTCGCCGCCCGACGAACACGGATATTGCAGTTTTGGAGTCGGTGTTGAATGCACAAAGACGGCAACAGATGTTGCAAAAGTTGTAGTTGCCCAAATCAATTCCAATATGCCCCGGACACTCGGTGATTCCTTTATTCATATCAACAAAATCGATTATTGTGTTGAGGTGGATACGCCCCTGCGCGAGCTTCCGCAGATGGAAGGTGACGAAACGCCGGAAGAATTGGAGAATTACAGGAAAATCGGCGAGAATGTTGCGAGTCTGATTGAGGACGGCTCAACGTTGCAACTCGGCATCGGACGCATCCCGGATGCAACGGTGAAGTTCCTGACCGATAGAAAACATCTCGGCATTCACTCCGAAATGGTATCGGATGGCATCATTCCGCTGATTGAGTCGGGCGTGATTACCAACCAACGGAAAACATTACTGCCCGGGAAAACCGTGACTTCGTTCGTGCTCGGTTCGCACGAATTGTTCAACTATATCGACAATAACCCGTTTATGGAGTTTCGCCCGACACAGTTCACCAACGATCCGTTTACGGTTGCGCGCAACCGTAAAATGGTTGCCGTCAACTCGGCAATCGAAATCGATTTGACCGGACAAGTGTGTGCCGACTCGATGGGCTACAAATTCTTCAGCGGTTTCGGCGGGCAAACGGATTTCATTCGTGGGGCGTCACGTTCCGAAGGAGGCAAGCCGATCATTGCCCTTCCTTCGACCGCAAAGGATGATACCGTTTCCCGCATCACGCCGCATCTGAGAGAGGGAGCCGGAGTGACAACAACGCGTGGCGATGTTCACTACGTTGTCACGGAATACGGTATTGTAAATCTTCACGGCAAATCAGTCCGTGAACGTATTGAGTTGTTGATCAGTATAGCGCATCCGAAATTCCGGCCGGAGTTGGAGGATTTCGCAAGAGAACAGTATTTCACGTGTTAG
- a CDS encoding TonB family protein — MRDEAITATAQAGAQKMTYGRSELKKVFHKNYFKGMVISFVVHTVFLGSYYLIKYLNAEDDIPMVSVRIMKYSDLGPPPSISAVPPPPAVGVAANVKPSIGVPVPVPDAEATAEQTFATQAELSATPSPALEQAAGVGEGVQIQQDILIDDDPEMDAFIPVEKQPQIVKRVIPKYPDMAIRAGLEGTVWVKILVDKDGLPKKAVVIKSTAELFNDPAVEAAMGFVFTPAVMNQGPVRVWVSIPFKFALKDAASG; from the coding sequence ATGAGAGATGAAGCAATCACCGCTACGGCTCAGGCCGGGGCACAAAAGATGACCTACGGACGATCGGAACTGAAGAAGGTTTTTCACAAGAACTACTTCAAGGGTATGGTGATTTCTTTTGTTGTCCACACGGTTTTCTTGGGCTCGTACTATCTGATCAAATACCTGAATGCGGAAGACGATATTCCCATGGTATCTGTGCGCATTATGAAGTACAGCGACCTTGGTCCGCCTCCGTCCATCTCGGCTGTGCCGCCGCCGCCCGCAGTTGGGGTTGCCGCAAACGTTAAGCCGTCCATCGGCGTTCCCGTCCCGGTACCCGATGCGGAAGCGACCGCCGAACAAACATTCGCCACGCAAGCCGAACTGAGTGCAACACCATCACCCGCGCTTGAGCAAGCCGCCGGAGTGGGTGAAGGCGTCCAGATACAGCAGGATATTCTCATTGATGATGATCCGGAGATGGATGCCTTCATTCCTGTTGAAAAGCAGCCGCAGATTGTCAAGCGCGTCATCCCGAAGTATCCCGATATGGCAATCCGCGCCGGACTGGAAGGGACAGTGTGGGTGAAGATTCTGGTGGATAAAGATGGCTTGCCGAAGAAAGCGGTTGTGATAAAGTCAACCGCCGAACTGTTCAACGATCCGGCGGTTGAAGCCGCTATGGGATTTGTATTCACCCCGGCAGTGATGAATCAAGGGCCGGTAAGAGTATGGGTGTCTATACCGTTTAAGTTTGCACTGAAAGACGCGGCATCCGGGTAG